A genome region from Sphingobacteriaceae bacterium GW460-11-11-14-LB5 includes the following:
- a CDS encoding glycoside hydrolase, with protein MKIKTLSFLALLISFSAVAQNKLYNIKTYGAVGDGKTNDAVAIQKTIDACSAAGGGQVIVPAGHVFLTGPFNLKSFVNLRVEGGAKLLASPDEKLYTQSAFRENKGEGTIWIGGEKLEQVSISGTGVIDGNGISFMGEELNDSYVLKPFNIVDPRPHLLTLIGCNKLNIEGVTFQNSAYWTVHLVGCNDVSISNITLLNSIKIRNSDGIDLDHSKNVRITNCFIESGDDCICLKNRREFEEYGACENIVISNCTMTSSSCAIKIGSENMDRISNVLINNCNIRKSNRGIGIQNRDEGTVDNVIFSNLFIESKLFSDVWWGKAEPIYITAYPRASSNNKDAGWRLPKGQSKGRVGAVKNIYFSNIRCTGESGVYISGESPDKISGIYFDQVTVYLDKTTKQEGGVYDRRPSNVEGLVKSAIAGFHFENTGYISLLNSNVVWGVNKPGYAGKALEQKNVSQLKTVNFSESTADK; from the coding sequence ATGAAGATTAAAACCTTATCCTTTTTGGCATTGCTGATTTCTTTTAGCGCAGTGGCTCAAAATAAATTATACAACATTAAAACCTATGGTGCGGTTGGCGATGGCAAAACCAACGATGCCGTTGCTATTCAGAAAACCATTGATGCCTGTTCAGCAGCTGGCGGTGGACAGGTAATTGTACCCGCTGGTCATGTATTTTTAACCGGTCCTTTTAACTTAAAATCCTTCGTTAATTTAAGGGTGGAAGGTGGCGCTAAACTCCTGGCTAGTCCAGATGAAAAACTGTATACCCAAAGCGCTTTTAGAGAAAATAAAGGCGAAGGTACCATCTGGATCGGCGGAGAAAAGCTCGAACAGGTGAGCATTAGCGGAACAGGTGTAATTGATGGAAATGGGATTTCCTTTATGGGGGAGGAGCTTAACGACTCGTATGTATTAAAACCTTTCAATATTGTTGATCCGCGACCGCATTTGCTTACTCTGATCGGCTGTAATAAACTGAATATAGAGGGGGTAACTTTTCAGAATTCAGCCTACTGGACGGTTCATTTAGTGGGTTGCAATGATGTCTCGATATCAAATATCACCTTGCTGAACAGCATTAAGATCCGTAACAGCGATGGCATTGATCTGGATCACAGTAAAAATGTGAGAATTACGAACTGTTTTATCGAATCGGGTGATGATTGTATCTGCTTGAAAAACAGGCGGGAGTTTGAAGAATATGGTGCCTGCGAAAACATCGTGATCAGCAACTGCACCATGACTTCCAGCTCATGCGCCATCAAAATAGGTTCTGAAAATATGGACCGGATTAGCAATGTGCTCATCAATAATTGTAATATCAGGAAGAGCAACCGCGGCATTGGCATTCAAAACCGCGATGAGGGTACAGTAGATAATGTGATTTTCTCCAACCTCTTTATCGAATCGAAGCTTTTTTCGGATGTATGGTGGGGCAAGGCAGAGCCGATTTACATTACGGCTTACCCCAGGGCAAGCAGCAACAATAAAGATGCCGGTTGGCGTTTGCCAAAAGGACAAAGCAAGGGCAGGGTTGGGGCGGTTAAAAATATTTATTTCAGTAATATCCGGTGTACCGGAGAAAGCGGTGTGTACATCAGTGGCGAAAGTCCAGATAAAATTTCCGGGATCTACTTTGATCAGGTTACTGTTTATCTCGATAAAACAACAAAGCAAGAAGGCGGCGTATACGATCGTAGGCCAAGCAATGTGGAGGGACTGGTTAAAAGTGCAATTGCAGGGTTTCATTTCGAAAATACCGGATACATCAGCCTACTGAACAGCAATGTGGTATGGGGTGTAAATAAACCCGGCTATGCCGGAAAAGCCCTGGAACAAAAGAATGTAAGTCAGCTCAAAACAGTGAACTTTAGCGAAAGTACCGCAGATAAATAA
- a CDS encoding competence protein TfoX: protein MASDQKFVDFIIDQIDYSEQVSYKKMFGEYGLYFDGKLFALVCDNKLFIKPTLSGKAYIKDVVEAPPYPGAKNQFLIEAQLEDRDWLKKLVSITVAELPEPKPKKKK from the coding sequence ATGGCATCAGACCAGAAATTCGTAGACTTTATAATAGATCAGATAGATTATTCCGAACAGGTTAGCTATAAAAAAATGTTTGGCGAATACGGCTTGTATTTTGATGGTAAGTTGTTTGCCCTGGTGTGCGACAATAAGCTGTTTATCAAACCAACTTTATCTGGAAAGGCCTATATAAAAGATGTGGTGGAAGCACCGCCTTATCCCGGCGCAAAAAATCAGTTTCTAATCGAAGCACAATTAGAAGATCGCGATTGGCTGAAAAAACTGGTAAGCATCACTGTAGCCGAACTGCCTGAACCCAAACCCAAAAAAAAGAAATAA
- a CDS encoding chondroitinase, protein MNKLLNTGLLFLWMCLPNVIRAQQTETTKLIMDRIINDLKRPAKSVDVAAAVSLKTIQADGSWKDIPYQDKEITKWQPARHLVNLENLIQAYVGKESRYFEDEKVFDGIGRSFQYWYDHDPKSSNWWHNEIATPQALGEMLIMMRYGKEHLDVNLENKLIERMKRGDIGKQTGANKTDVALHYFYRALLTNNQDLLRFSTDQLFEPIQLVYRKEGLQYDYSYLQHGPQLQISSYGSVFITGVLKLANYVRGTEYGLNGEKLELFSKYYRNSYLKAIRGSYIDFNVEGRGISRPNILDKSNERNRLLVAQLLDFKNTSDWNAAIARTENKETPDYKIQPYHQHFWNGDYVQHGRSTYAFNVRMVSKRTKRSESGNKENLLGRYLSDGATNIQLRGPEYYNIMPVWEWDKIPGVTSRDYLVDRPLTQFWGEQGSNDFAGGVSDGVYGASGYMLDYDSLQAKKSWFFFDKEIVCLGAGINSNAPESVTTTVNQCWLNGEVLGADHEQIAGGKVAVFNDKHPSWLLHDGVGYYFPEQNNLTLSTETQKGNWYHINNAHAKSDVSGQVFKLWINHGAKPVDAKYSYIILPGITKAGELKNFKASDLIIVANTEKIQAVYHKALDIFQVIFYQAGTITLAGMEISTDKACALMVNHVNGNQLWSVADPLQKELLINMICKDVKTGKIKKLSAELPQRELAGSTVLLH, encoded by the coding sequence ATGAATAAATTATTGAATACCGGTCTGCTTTTTTTATGGATGTGTTTGCCAAACGTAATCAGGGCACAGCAAACGGAAACGACCAAATTAATCATGGACAGGATAATAAACGATCTTAAAAGACCGGCAAAATCTGTTGATGTCGCAGCTGCTGTAAGTTTGAAGACGATACAAGCTGACGGAAGCTGGAAAGATATTCCCTATCAGGATAAGGAGATTACCAAATGGCAACCTGCCAGGCACCTGGTTAACCTTGAAAACCTGATACAGGCTTATGTTGGAAAAGAAAGCCGCTACTTTGAAGATGAAAAAGTATTTGATGGCATTGGCAGGTCATTTCAATATTGGTACGATCACGATCCCAAAAGCAGCAACTGGTGGCACAATGAAATAGCTACGCCACAGGCCTTGGGCGAAATGCTCATTATGATGCGTTATGGAAAGGAACATTTAGATGTGAACCTCGAAAATAAACTGATTGAGCGGATGAAACGTGGAGATATTGGAAAGCAGACCGGAGCTAACAAAACAGATGTAGCTTTACATTATTTTTATCGCGCACTGTTAACGAATAACCAGGATTTGCTTCGTTTTTCTACCGATCAGCTTTTCGAGCCTATCCAGTTGGTATACCGTAAAGAAGGCCTTCAGTACGATTATTCCTATCTGCAGCACGGGCCACAGCTCCAGATATCCAGTTATGGTTCTGTGTTTATCACCGGAGTATTAAAACTGGCTAATTATGTAAGGGGAACTGAGTACGGCCTGAACGGTGAAAAACTGGAGCTGTTCTCGAAATATTACCGCAATAGTTATTTAAAAGCAATACGTGGAAGTTATATCGATTTTAATGTAGAAGGCAGGGGAATAAGCAGACCTAACATCCTGGATAAAAGCAACGAACGAAACAGGCTTCTGGTTGCACAGTTACTGGATTTTAAAAATACCAGCGATTGGAATGCAGCCATTGCAAGGACCGAAAATAAAGAAACGCCAGATTACAAAATACAACCTTATCATCAACATTTCTGGAACGGAGATTACGTTCAGCACGGCAGAAGTACTTATGCCTTTAATGTACGGATGGTTAGTAAGCGCACCAAACGAAGCGAATCGGGCAATAAGGAAAATCTTTTGGGTAGATACCTATCTGATGGAGCCACCAATATACAATTGCGGGGCCCCGAGTATTATAATATTATGCCTGTATGGGAGTGGGACAAAATACCGGGCGTTACCAGTAGAGATTATCTGGTAGACCGGCCGTTAACCCAATTCTGGGGAGAACAGGGTAGCAATGATTTTGCAGGTGGTGTATCTGATGGTGTATATGGTGCCAGTGGGTATATGCTGGATTACGATAGTTTACAGGCAAAAAAATCATGGTTCTTTTTTGATAAAGAGATTGTTTGTCTTGGTGCAGGTATAAACAGTAATGCGCCTGAATCGGTTACGACGACCGTTAACCAATGTTGGTTGAATGGAGAGGTGCTGGGTGCTGATCATGAGCAAATTGCTGGCGGGAAGGTTGCTGTGTTTAACGATAAGCACCCCAGCTGGTTGCTGCACGATGGAGTTGGTTATTATTTCCCTGAGCAAAACAACCTTACTTTGAGTACCGAAACCCAAAAGGGGAACTGGTACCACATTAATAATGCCCATGCTAAAAGCGATGTTTCGGGGCAGGTTTTTAAATTATGGATAAATCATGGCGCTAAACCTGTCGATGCCAAATATTCTTATATCATTTTACCTGGTATAACTAAAGCAGGAGAACTCAAAAACTTTAAAGCCAGTGATCTGATTATTGTAGCCAATACTGAAAAAATACAAGCAGTTTACCATAAAGCCTTAGACATTTTCCAGGTTATATTCTATCAGGCAGGCACCATAACTTTGGCGGGAATGGAAATCAGTACAGATAAAGCCTGTGCGCTAATGGTTAATCATGTTAATGGAAACCAGCTATGGTCAGTTGCTGATCCTTTGCAAAAAGAACTTTTGATTAATATGATTTGTAAAGATGTTAAAACAGGAAAGATAAAAAAACTAAGCGCTGAACTTCCACAGCGGGAACTTGCTGGCTCAACAGTTTTATTACACTAA
- a CDS encoding hybrid sensor histidine kinase/response regulator, translating to MTNRLPKPILIFSVLLHLSFLCLMKPVFGQLSFDHLSVNNGLSQSTVLSICKDSRGYMWFGTRDCLNRYDGKSVKIYRTDPDNPASISTEDYIYALEEDRQKNLWIGTQNGLNRYIPEKDAFERIAFDPKNANSISDKIILSIYADRSGKVWFGTNQGLSMLENGSSRKFKKIYQKDGLAGNSVYTIFEDSKGNIWVGTTTGLSRLSFKEGKYHIQSFYHRAGDPGSISGNSIRTIAEDGKGRIWIGSESEGLNLFLPQSHSFKRFRYSALQPNALSNDIVRKIMPDGKGNLWIATMNGLNILDTQTLGFTSYKHDADNRKSLSDNSIKEIFQDDQGSIWIGTMFGGVNVAHRNTIPFTVFKYSKYRNSISSDISSVIAADNDQNLWIGTEGQGLNFYNVKTGLFKKYINDPRDPGSLSNNTIKAIFNDRKGRIWIGLYQGGLELFIPSTGKFKHYPPGRNGLSQGYLSSISEDDQGRLLLGTSSKGLNIFDPEKESFQLIDDQPGHGLKLSSSYIRFAYQDTKKNLWVGTPRGLNFLPPGANHFSVFSRDDKTKGSLKSSQITCLWEDRLGHIWVGTMRGGLSLYHPDSKSFSTYTRAQGLASDNIIDVLDDNDGNLWISTDRGLSKFDYKRGVFKNYNTGDGLPTNEFNVNSAYRDIHGKLYFGSYDGLVVFTPREITENTLIPRTVFSGLKLFNKPVGINEDNGLLKQDISFTKGITFTAEQNIFSLEFVSLNYVQPQRNRYAYKLEGFEKDWNYVTIPSASYTNLPSGNYKLLVKGSNNDGLWSKAPVVMEIRVLPPLWQTWWAYTLYFIAGGLLLYFVLRFTRRQQKLKTELYYEHLNSERQSELYQMKLDFFTRISHEIRTPLTLIFAPLEKLIKITAENGAVNLQLQNIKRNTDRLVRLISELLDFRKIESGNLSLKVSENDLVSFCRQIYESYLGLAEIKNIDYRFECEAESMLVYYDPAQMEKVFYNILSNAFKFTPDNGKITFSLKQSDGLAKIAITDTGIGIPADLQDKIFTNFFQVKNGAAATEGWGIGLALAKNILDLHKGEVNVYSEPANNKRQGITILHVSLLLGKNHFSDEQIASNPIVTDKPVAVGSLDHELAKIQLVAPEDKKRHTVLVVEDNDELRDFIVQSLKHTYHILEGKNGLVGWEVATEHVPDIVVSDVTMPELNGFELCQRLKQEETTNHIPVIMLTAMASHVHQIDGLEAGADVYITKPFSIQVLELSIRNLLQGREELRQKYIKQIMLNPRKLETASPEEKFLNRLMQLIEDGMEDPEFNVGGLVDQIGMSQTVLYKKIKALTGLSISDFIKSQRLKRAAQLLNDHKMNIAEVAYSVGFNDRKYFSKEFRKQFGVAPSEYQQKTD from the coding sequence ATGACAAACCGACTGCCCAAACCTATACTCATCTTCAGTGTGCTGCTGCATTTAAGCTTCTTATGCTTGATGAAACCGGTATTTGGACAGCTTTCCTTCGATCACCTATCGGTAAACAACGGGTTGTCGCAAAGTACAGTGCTTTCCATTTGTAAAGATAGCCGTGGTTATATGTGGTTTGGTACACGCGATTGTTTGAACAGATATGATGGGAAGAGTGTTAAGATTTACCGCACAGATCCAGACAATCCAGCCTCTATCAGTACCGAAGATTATATTTATGCCTTGGAGGAAGACCGGCAAAAAAATCTCTGGATAGGAACACAAAACGGTCTAAACCGTTACATTCCCGAAAAAGATGCTTTTGAAAGGATTGCTTTTGATCCAAAAAATGCCAACAGCATTAGCGATAAGATTATTCTTTCTATCTACGCCGATAGGAGCGGAAAAGTATGGTTTGGTACAAACCAGGGCCTAAGCATGCTCGAGAATGGGAGCTCCCGAAAATTTAAAAAGATCTACCAAAAAGACGGTCTTGCCGGAAACTCGGTGTACACTATTTTTGAAGATAGTAAGGGGAATATCTGGGTGGGTACCACCACAGGCCTGAGCCGGTTATCGTTCAAGGAGGGTAAATATCATATCCAGTCCTTTTATCATCGGGCAGGAGATCCCGGTAGTATCAGCGGCAATTCCATCCGCACTATTGCAGAAGATGGAAAAGGACGGATCTGGATTGGGTCAGAATCTGAAGGTTTAAATCTTTTTCTTCCTCAATCGCATTCATTTAAAAGGTTTAGGTACAGTGCACTACAGCCAAATGCTTTAAGTAACGATATTGTCCGGAAAATTATGCCCGATGGAAAGGGTAATTTATGGATAGCCACCATGAATGGCCTCAACATTCTTGATACGCAAACCCTGGGTTTTACTTCCTATAAACATGACGCCGATAACCGGAAAAGTTTAAGTGATAACTCTATTAAAGAGATTTTTCAGGATGATCAGGGATCCATTTGGATAGGGACGATGTTTGGTGGGGTAAATGTAGCCCATCGCAATACAATTCCATTTACCGTATTCAAATACAGTAAGTACCGTAACAGCATCAGTAGCGATATTAGTAGTGTAATAGCGGCTGATAATGATCAGAATTTATGGATCGGAACAGAGGGGCAGGGATTGAATTTCTACAATGTTAAAACCGGACTATTCAAAAAATATATAAACGATCCCCGCGATCCGGGCAGCCTTAGCAATAACACCATAAAAGCTATTTTTAATGATCGTAAGGGCCGGATATGGATCGGACTTTACCAAGGCGGATTAGAACTTTTTATTCCCTCAACAGGTAAATTTAAGCATTATCCGCCCGGCAGAAACGGATTGAGTCAGGGTTACCTCAGCAGCATTAGTGAAGACGACCAGGGAAGGTTATTGCTGGGTACTTCTTCCAAAGGACTGAATATCTTCGACCCTGAAAAAGAAAGTTTCCAGCTCATTGATGATCAACCTGGTCATGGCTTAAAACTAAGCAGCAGTTATATCAGGTTTGCTTATCAGGATACCAAAAAGAATCTTTGGGTGGGTACACCAAGAGGTTTGAACTTTTTACCACCCGGAGCAAATCATTTTAGCGTTTTTTCTAGGGATGATAAAACTAAAGGAAGTCTTAAATCCAGTCAGATTACCTGTTTATGGGAAGATCGCCTGGGACACATCTGGGTGGGTACCATGCGAGGAGGACTAAGTTTATATCATCCCGACTCCAAATCGTTTAGCACTTATACCAGGGCCCAGGGGCTGGCCAGCGACAATATCATCGATGTTTTAGACGATAATGATGGAAATCTGTGGATCAGTACTGATAGAGGACTTAGTAAGTTCGATTATAAGCGTGGTGTATTTAAAAATTACAATACTGGAGATGGCCTTCCAACCAACGAGTTCAATGTAAATTCAGCCTACAGAGATATCCATGGTAAGCTTTATTTCGGGAGTTATGATGGATTGGTGGTGTTTACGCCAAGAGAAATAACCGAGAATACACTTATACCCCGCACGGTTTTTTCAGGATTGAAACTTTTTAATAAACCGGTAGGCATCAATGAGGATAACGGCCTTTTGAAACAAGACATCAGTTTTACCAAAGGGATTACTTTTACCGCCGAACAAAACATCTTTAGTTTAGAGTTTGTATCGTTAAATTATGTGCAGCCACAACGTAACCGTTATGCTTACAAATTAGAAGGCTTTGAAAAAGACTGGAATTATGTAACTATCCCATCAGCAAGTTATACCAATCTTCCATCAGGTAATTATAAGTTATTGGTAAAGGGGAGCAACAATGATGGCTTATGGAGTAAAGCGCCCGTGGTAATGGAAATCCGGGTACTTCCGCCACTGTGGCAAACCTGGTGGGCTTATACCTTGTATTTTATTGCAGGCGGTTTGCTGCTTTATTTTGTGCTCCGCTTTACCAGAAGGCAGCAGAAACTGAAAACAGAGTTGTATTATGAACACCTTAACAGTGAACGCCAGAGCGAACTTTACCAGATGAAACTGGATTTCTTTACCCGTATTTCTCATGAGATCCGTACACCTTTGACCTTAATTTTTGCACCCTTAGAAAAACTGATCAAAATAACCGCTGAAAACGGTGCCGTTAACCTCCAGTTGCAAAATATAAAAAGAAATACCGATCGTTTGGTGCGGCTCATTAGCGAACTTCTTGATTTTAGAAAAATAGAAAGTGGAAATTTGAGCTTAAAAGTTTCAGAAAACGATCTGGTTAGCTTTTGTCGCCAGATCTATGAATCTTATCTCGGCCTTGCAGAAATTAAGAATATAGATTATCGTTTCGAATGCGAAGCAGAATCGATGTTGGTTTACTACGATCCGGCACAAATGGAGAAGGTATTTTATAACATCCTTTCCAATGCTTTTAAATTTACACCTGATAATGGAAAAATAACCTTTAGCCTTAAACAATCAGATGGGCTTGCCAAAATAGCCATAACAGATACTGGAATTGGCATACCTGCCGACCTGCAGGATAAGATATTTACAAATTTTTTTCAGGTAAAAAACGGAGCTGCTGCGACCGAAGGCTGGGGTATTGGTTTGGCATTAGCTAAGAATATTTTAGACCTTCATAAAGGAGAGGTTAATGTATACAGTGAGCCTGCTAACAATAAACGACAGGGCATTACCATTCTTCACGTAAGCTTGCTTTTAGGTAAAAATCATTTTAGCGATGAACAAATTGCATCCAATCCGATCGTGACAGACAAACCTGTAGCGGTTGGCTCATTAGATCATGAATTGGCTAAAATACAACTGGTAGCGCCTGAGGATAAAAAACGACATACAGTGCTGGTGGTTGAGGATAATGATGAACTCCGTGACTTTATTGTACAATCGTTAAAGCATACCTATCATATTTTAGAAGGCAAAAATGGCTTAGTGGGCTGGGAAGTAGCTACGGAACATGTGCCCGATATTGTGGTAAGCGATGTAACCATGCCTGAATTGAATGGCTTTGAACTTTGCCAGAGATTAAAGCAGGAAGAGACCACCAATCATATTCCGGTGATTATGCTAACGGCAATGGCTTCACACGTTCATCAGATAGATGGACTAGAGGCAGGTGCAGACGTATACATTACGAAACCTTTCAGTATTCAGGTACTCGAACTGAGTATCCGCAATTTGTTACAGGGGCGTGAGGAGCTCAGGCAGAAATACATCAAGCAGATTATGCTTAATCCACGGAAATTGGAAACCGCTTCGCCAGAGGAGAAGTTTTTAAACCGGCTGATGCAGTTGATTGAAGATGGAATGGAAGACCCCGAATTTAATGTGGGCGGCCTGGTTGATCAGATCGGCATGAGCCAAACTGTGTTGTATAAAAAAATAAAGGCCTTAACCGGATTATCTATTTCAGATTTTATTAAATCCCAACGACTAAAAAGGGCAGCACAATTACTAAACGATCATAAAATGAATATTGCTGAAGTAGCCTATTCGGTTGGCTTTAACGATAGGAAGTATTTTAGTAAGGAATTTAGGAAGCAATTTGGAGTGGCGCCATCAGAATACCAGCAAAAAACAGATTAA
- a CDS encoding N-acetylgalactosamine 6-sulfate sulfatase produces the protein MKDLFIAFSKACSRTLINSFRILLNFCGQGKSLHALDTTFIKCKRSYILIISVLFVTSVPGIAQVAHPDKPNVILIVSDDAGYADFGCYGGKEIPTPNIDAIARHGVRFTSAYVSASVCAPSRAGLLTGRYQQRFGFEHNTSTLVSPGYTLADVGMDPGERTIGNEMQANGYRTIAIGKWHQGDEEQHFPLKRGFDEFYGFTGGQRSFFAYKAKPARENLLYDNHEPVPESKITYLTDMLTDRATRFIEENKDRPFFMYLAYNAVHSPMNAKKELMARYANIPDSGRRAYAAMMTSLDDGIGKLMASLKAQGLDKNTLLIFINDNGGATNNSSDNGVLRGMKGSKWEGGIRVAMMMKWPDHLAAGNIYAKPVSALDILPTAIAAGHGTQKGIKKLDGVNLIPYLKAGNQNTPHQALFWRRGIAAAMRTGNWKLIRVRENSKLEHVLLFDLTNDLSESTDLAAKYPKQVKLMLHSLARWENDLDTPHWGSSYGGKNQIMKHRMETKGRAMERLYP, from the coding sequence ATGAAAGACCTTTTCATTGCCTTCTCAAAGGCCTGTAGCAGAACATTGATTAATTCTTTTCGAATATTATTGAACTTTTGCGGTCAGGGTAAAAGCCTACATGCGCTTGATACTACTTTTATAAAATGTAAGCGTAGTTATATCCTTATTATATCGGTTCTATTCGTAACATCAGTACCAGGTATTGCGCAAGTAGCCCATCCTGATAAACCCAATGTTATTCTAATTGTAAGCGACGATGCAGGTTATGCAGATTTTGGTTGTTATGGCGGAAAGGAAATACCGACTCCGAATATCGATGCTATTGCCCGTCACGGTGTTCGTTTTACCAGTGCTTATGTTTCAGCTTCAGTATGTGCACCCTCCAGGGCAGGCCTTTTAACTGGCCGTTATCAGCAGCGCTTTGGCTTCGAGCACAATACCTCAACATTGGTTTCGCCTGGCTATACCCTGGCTGATGTAGGAATGGACCCCGGTGAGCGTACCATTGGCAACGAGATGCAGGCCAACGGATATCGGACAATTGCTATAGGTAAATGGCATCAGGGGGATGAAGAACAGCATTTTCCATTGAAACGGGGATTCGATGAATTTTATGGGTTTACCGGTGGTCAGAGGAGTTTTTTCGCCTATAAAGCTAAGCCTGCGCGGGAGAATTTGCTCTACGATAACCATGAACCTGTTCCCGAAAGTAAGATTACTTATCTAACGGATATGCTAACCGACAGGGCGACAAGGTTTATTGAGGAAAATAAAGATCGTCCATTTTTTATGTACCTGGCGTATAATGCCGTGCATAGCCCCATGAACGCCAAAAAAGAACTGATGGCCCGTTATGCCAATATTCCTGATAGTGGACGAAGAGCCTACGCCGCCATGATGACTTCTCTTGATGATGGCATAGGCAAGCTCATGGCAAGTCTAAAAGCGCAAGGACTAGATAAAAATACCCTTTTAATCTTTATTAACGATAATGGTGGAGCGACCAACAATTCATCCGATAATGGTGTGTTAAGGGGAATGAAAGGATCGAAATGGGAAGGCGGTATCCGTGTGGCGATGATGATGAAGTGGCCCGATCACCTTGCAGCAGGTAATATTTATGCCAAGCCCGTAAGCGCATTAGATATTTTGCCAACAGCTATTGCCGCTGGTCATGGCACTCAAAAAGGCATAAAGAAACTTGATGGCGTAAACCTGATTCCTTATTTAAAGGCAGGTAATCAAAATACACCACACCAGGCCCTTTTCTGGCGAAGGGGAATCGCAGCCGCCATGCGAACTGGCAACTGGAAATTGATCCGCGTTAGGGAAAACAGCAAACTCGAGCATGTATTGCTTTTCGATCTCACTAATGACCTCTCCGAAAGCACCGATTTAGCGGCTAAGTATCCAAAACAGGTTAAACTGATGTTGCATAGTCTTGCACGGTGGGAAAATGACCTGGATACACCTCATTGGGGCAGTTCTTATGGTGGCAAGAACCAGATTATGAAACACCGCATGGAAACAAAAGGCAGGGCTATGGAAAGACTGTATCCTTAA